A region from the Salidesulfovibrio onnuriiensis genome encodes:
- a CDS encoding metal ABC transporter ATP-binding protein, with protein MTVSEFLAVGPSVHFENVSLRLGGNSVLDRVSFSVQPGTIHCLVGPNGGGKTSLIRSLLGQMPHEGSIRIGWGTNQVTGYVPQTLDFGRSLPMTVHDFMAMICQDRPAFAGLRRDKRSLVRRALEQVNMQGKEERPFGALSGGERQRVLLAQALIPHPALLVLDEPAAGLDQEGAVVMHGLLQRLREQGTTIVMVHHDLAEVKGMADSVTCLNRQLLFSGPPETELTPEKILDIFTAKAA; from the coding sequence ATGACCGTCAGCGAGTTCCTGGCCGTGGGGCCGTCCGTGCATTTCGAAAACGTGAGCCTCAGGCTTGGGGGCAATTCCGTTCTGGACCGCGTTTCCTTCTCTGTCCAGCCGGGCACCATCCATTGCCTGGTGGGCCCCAACGGCGGGGGAAAGACCTCGCTGATCCGGTCTCTGCTCGGACAGATGCCCCACGAGGGCTCCATCCGCATCGGCTGGGGGACCAATCAGGTCACGGGCTACGTGCCCCAGACCCTGGATTTCGGCCGCAGCCTGCCCATGACCGTGCACGATTTCATGGCCATGATCTGCCAGGACAGGCCTGCCTTTGCAGGGCTGCGCCGGGACAAGCGCTCCCTGGTGCGCAGGGCCCTGGAGCAGGTGAACATGCAGGGCAAGGAGGAGCGTCCCTTTGGCGCGCTCTCCGGCGGGGAGCGCCAGCGCGTGCTTCTGGCCCAGGCCCTGATCCCGCATCCGGCCCTGCTGGTGCTGGACGAGCCAGCCGCCGGGCTGGACCAGGAGGGTGCGGTTGTCATGCACGGCCTGCTGCAGCGGCTTCGGGAGCAGGGGACCACCATCGTCATGGTCCATCACGACCTGGCCGAGGTGAAGGGCATGGCCGACAGCGTCACCTGCCTCAACCGGCAATTGCTGTTTTCCGGGCCGCCGGAAACCGAACTCACCCCGGAAAAGATTCTGGACATCTTCACAGCCAAGGCGGCCTGA
- a CDS encoding metal ABC transporter solute-binding protein, Zn/Mn family, which translates to MIRKFVFALVLACLLAGGARAQDRLRIGVTLHPYYSYTANIVGDAAEVVPLIGEGFNPHNYRPQPADIKRCMDLDVLVVNGVGHDEFAFEILEASGMKGKLPVIQANRDVSLIPVAGTLDGRKTVNPHTFVSVTASIRQIFTISSRLQEIDPEHAGLYRKNTRDYVRRLRRMKAEYMRRVADLPELDFRCATIHGGYDYLLQEFGLQVTAVIEPGHGLKPSASQLAETIKEIRRLGVDVIFTEMDFPDKYVETIHAETGVRIRHLSHLTGGTYAPDDFEKGIRANLEALTSALLEAHSLKQGDPS; encoded by the coding sequence ATGATCAGGAAATTCGTGTTCGCCCTGGTGCTGGCCTGCCTGCTGGCCGGGGGCGCCCGGGCCCAGGACAGGCTGCGCATCGGGGTCACCCTGCATCCCTATTACAGCTACACGGCCAACATCGTGGGCGACGCCGCCGAGGTCGTGCCGCTCATCGGCGAGGGATTCAACCCCCACAACTACCGGCCGCAGCCTGCGGACATCAAGCGCTGCATGGACCTGGACGTCCTGGTGGTCAACGGCGTGGGCCACGACGAGTTCGCCTTCGAAATCCTGGAGGCCTCGGGCATGAAGGGGAAGCTTCCCGTGATTCAGGCCAACAGGGATGTTTCGCTCATCCCGGTGGCGGGCACCCTGGACGGCCGCAAGACGGTCAATCCGCACACCTTTGTTTCCGTGACCGCCTCCATCCGCCAGATATTCACCATCTCCTCCCGGCTGCAGGAGATCGACCCGGAGCATGCCGGGCTGTACCGCAAAAACACCCGCGACTACGTGCGCAGGCTGCGGCGCATGAAGGCCGAATACATGCGCCGGGTGGCGGACCTGCCCGAGTTGGACTTCCGCTGCGCCACCATCCACGGCGGCTACGACTACCTGCTACAGGAATTCGGCCTCCAGGTCACGGCGGTCATCGAGCCGGGGCATGGGCTCAAGCCTTCGGCCAGCCAGTTGGCCGAGACCATCAAGGAGATCCGCAGGCTGGGCGTGGACGTGATCTTCACGGAAATGGATTTTCCGGACAAGTACGTGGAGACCATCCACGCCGAAACCGGGGTGCGCATCCGGCATCTTTCCCATCTCACGGGCGGTACGTATGCGCCGGACGATTTCGAGAAGGGCATCCGCGCCAATCTGGAGGCCCTGACTTCGGCCCTGCTGGAGGCCCACTCATTGAAACAGGGGGATCCGTCATGA
- a CDS encoding DUF6162 family protein, which translates to MIQGRRLEDIHPIREELVRPAGGGNETLWLAVAAVVVVVACALGMGLRDRGARTAELLPWQMNAFTALNPEELGTFNALYTAAVEIDAVHEDGDGGWMDISEMEDLFMPPFARDAAWRRQGRMVWTRRVPESPDLDLALYLGVPQQRERSGSFLLVMRHDHSAGRGHGAAEPGHGRFEVWYQASHRGGFPAVIKDQALIAAGWKEVVAFKGGDEIERVKGEVVS; encoded by the coding sequence TTCGCCCGGCGGGCGGCGGCAACGAGACCCTGTGGCTGGCGGTCGCCGCCGTGGTGGTCGTTGTCGCCTGCGCCCTGGGGATGGGGCTTCGTGACCGGGGCGCGCGCACGGCCGAGCTGTTGCCGTGGCAGATGAACGCCTTCACCGCCCTCAACCCCGAGGAGCTGGGCACCTTCAACGCCCTGTATACCGCCGCCGTGGAGATCGACGCCGTGCATGAGGACGGCGACGGCGGATGGATGGATATTTCCGAAATGGAGGACCTGTTCATGCCTCCCTTTGCCCGGGACGCCGCATGGCGGCGGCAGGGCAGGATGGTCTGGACGCGCCGGGTTCCGGAGTCCCCGGACCTGGATCTGGCCCTGTACCTGGGCGTTCCGCAGCAGCGCGAGCGTTCGGGATCCTTTTTGCTGGTCATGCGGCACGATCATTCCGCGGGACGGGGTCATGGCGCTGCCGAGCCCGGACACGGCCGGTTCGAAGTCTGGTATCAGGCCTCGCACAGGGGCGGCTTTCCCGCCGTGATCAAGGACCAGGCCCTGATCGCCGCGGGGTGGAAAGAGGTAGTGGCGTTCAAGGGCGGGGACGAGATCGAACGGGTCAAGGGAGAAGTTGTTTCATGA